The Polypterus senegalus isolate Bchr_013 chromosome 1, ASM1683550v1, whole genome shotgun sequence genome includes a window with the following:
- the LOC120529991 gene encoding extracellular calcium-sensing receptor-like, whose product MLDLGVIEESHSPWSSAIVLIPKPGGFWRFCNDFRQLNQVSKFDACSLPRVDELHERLGFVMMICSLYMFFWSSIILICAIEQNKCRIREHFELNQLSKNGDIILGGLFVLNFKTISPELSFTSKPGQWKCEGFEVSVFQRVQAMIFAIEEINKDQTLLPNITLGYRLYDNCVNLPVALRATTALFAGMDDVIPDYSCNGPPPVIAIVGDPLSSHSIAALRIISLFRMPMVSYFATCSCLSNKREFPSFFRTIPSDAFQVKAMIQIIKHYGWVWIGAIASDDDYGQNAIKVFMEEVSTFGCIAFTETVPTVYKREKIIQIVNTVKQSTAKVIVVFSSEVEFNILAKEIVKQNITGRQWIASEAWSTSTAMAIAENFNSFGGTIGVAIRRGSIPGLEDFLLQVPPEFNPDKNLISEFWEALFECKFSQEKSELNSSSEFYSRTCTGFENIHAIKTAYSDVSNLRSSYNVYKAVYAIAHALHNLMSCENGNGPFENKSCADIKYVQPWQVLHYLKEVNFTSHLGERVAFDENGDAIAVYDIVNWQPSKDGGVLIKTIGLFDEMATEGQQVLLAEEDIFWNFESREPPESVCSKSCQPGTRKASRKGEPVCCFDCVPCADGEISSRIDSIECLKCQNDFWSNHVRNKCVLKEVEFLSYEDAMGITLTTMASFGACLSVTVLAVFIHYRSTPVVKANNSELSFLLLISLTLCFLCSLSFIGQPSTTTCMLRHVMFGISFVLCISCILVKTIVVIMAFRATLPGNNMMKWFGVAQQRGTVFCFTFVQSLICIIWLSTAPPVPAKNTKYQNAKIILECDVGSLIGFSSLLGYIGLLACICFLLAFFSRNLPDTFNEAKFITFSMLVFCAVWITFIPAYISSPGKHTVAVEVFAILASSFGILFAIFAPKCYIIILKPERNIKRPLVVR is encoded by the exons GTTTTGTAATGATGATCTGTTCTTTGTACATGTTTTTTTGGAGTTCCATTATTCTAATATGTGCCATTGaacaaaacaaatgcagaatACGAGAACACTTTGAGCTAAATCAGCTATCAAAAAATGGGGATATTATATTAGGGGGTTTATTTGTGTTAAACTTTAAAACAATCAGTCCAgaattgtcatttacttcaaagcCTGGTCAATGGAAATGTGAAGG GTTTGAAGTGTCCGTCTTCCAAAGGGTTCAAGCAATGATCTTTGCAATAGAAGAAATAAACAAAGATCAAACACTCCTTCCTAATATAACTCTTGGCTACAGACTGTATGACAACTGTGTGAATTTGCCAGTAGCACTCAGAGCTACAACAGCTCTGTTTGCTGGGATGGACGATGTCATTCCTGATTACAGCTGTAATGGTCCTCCTCCTGTAATTGCAATTGTCGGAGATCCTTTGTCTTCACATTCCATTGCAGCTTTGAGGATAATAAGTCTGTTTCGCATGCCTATg gtCAGCTATTTTGCAACATGTTCCTGCTTGAGTAACAAGCGGGAGTTCCCTTCATTCTTTCGAACAATCCCAAGTGATGCCTTTCAGGTTAAAGCTATGATTCAGATTATTAAGCATTATGGATGGGTATGGATAGGTGCAATAGCAAGTGATGATGACTATGGACAGAATGCAATAAAAGTTTTTATGGAGGAAGTTAGTACATTTGGTTGTATCGCTTTCACAGAAACAGTCCCCACAGTCTACAAAAGAGAGAAAATTATTCAGATCGTCAACACCGTGAAGCAATCTACTGCTAAAGTTATAGTTGTGTTTTCATCAGAagttgaatttaatattttggcTAAAGAAATTGTTAAGCAGAACATCACTGGCAGACAGTGGATTGCAAGTGAAGCATGGAGCACATCTACTGCAATGGCCATCGCAGAAAACTTTAATTCATTTGGAGGAACAATTGGAGTTGCAATACGCAGAGGTAGTATTCCTGGTCTGGAGGATTTTTTACTTCAGGTTCCTCCTGAGTTTAATCCCGATAAAAATCTTATCAGTGAGTTTTGGGAAGCATTGTTTGAATGCAAATTCTCACAGGAAAAAAGTGAACTAAATTCATCATCAGAATTTTACAGCAGAACATGTACAGGATTTGAGAATATCCATGCCATTAAAACGGCTTATAGCGACGTATCAAATTTAAGGTCCTCCTATAATGTTTACAAGGCTGTATATGCCATAGCTCATGCCCTGCATAATCTGATGTCTTGTGAAAATGGAAATGGaccttttgaaaataaatcatGTGCTGACATCAAGTATGTTCAGCCTTGGCAG GTGCTGCATTATCTTAAGGAAGTCAATTTCACAAGCCATTTAGGAGAAAGAGTTGCCTTTGATGAAAATGGAGATGCCATTGCAGTTTATGATATTGTGAATTGGCAACCTTCTAAGGATGGTGGTGTTCTGATTAAAACTATTGGTCTTTTTGATGAAATGGCTACAGAGGGCCAACAAGTCTTACTAGCTGAAGAAGACATTTTTTGGAATTTCGAATCTAGAGAA CCTCCTGAGTCAGTCTGCAGTAAAAGCTGTCAACCTGGCACAAGGAAAGCCAGCAGGAAAGGAGAGCCTGTCTGTTGTTTCGACTGTGTCCCTTGTGCCGATGGAGAGATTAGCAGTAGAATTg ATTCCATTGAATGCCTcaaatgtcaaaatgatttttggTCAAATCATGTAAGAAACAAGTGTGTGTTGAAAGAAGTGGAATTTCTTTCATATGAAGATGCAATGGGAATCACATTGACCACAATGGCTTCATTTGGAGCTTGTCTTTCAGTCACTGTGCTGGCAGTGTTCATTCATTACAGGAGCACTCCAGTTGTAAAAGCTAATAATTCTGAGCTCAGCTTCCTGTTACTGATTTCACTGACTCTCTGCTTCCTTTgctcattgagtttcattggACAGCCTTCTACCACAACCTGCATGCTGAGGCATGTGATGTTCGGCATCagctttgttttgtgtatttcttgTATCCTAGTCAAAACTATTGTGGTGATAATGGCATTCAGAGCAACACTGCCAGGAAACAACATGATGAAATGGTTTGGTGTTGCCCAGCAAAGAGGAactgttttctgttttacttttgttcAGTCCTTAATATGTATTATATGGTTAAGCACAGCTCCTCCTGTTCCagctaaaaacacaaaatatcaaaatgcaaaaattatattGGAGTGTGATGTAGGATCCCTTATTGGATTTAGCTCCTTACTCGGGTATATTGGATTGCTGGCATGCATTTGTTTCCTCTTAGCTTTCTTTTCAAGAAATCTGCCAGACACATTCAATGAAGCCAAATTCATCACTTTCAGCATGTTGGTTTTCTGTGCTGTCTGGATAACTTTCATTCCTGCTTATATTAGCTCCCCTGGTAAACACACAGTTGCTGTGGAAGTTTTTGCAATACTGGCATCAAGCTTTGGCATTCTTTTTGCAATATTTGCACCAAAGTGCTACATCATTATACTTAAACCTGAGAGGAATATAAAAAGACCACTAGTGGTCAGGTAA